A part of Paenibacillus sp. IHBB 10380 genomic DNA contains:
- a CDS encoding NAD(P)/FAD-dependent oxidoreductase yields the protein MIYECAIIGGGPAGLNAALILGRARRSVAIIDNNRPRNAVTHASHGFITRDGVTPAEFRRIALEEVKSYPLVDHLQNEVVSVDTTQFGFELVDSAGLHLQARKLILATGVKEIYPDIEGFYPLYGKSLFNCPYCDGWELQDQPLVVVSEYPNLFHTAKLLLNWSENLVVCTNGKASLSDEHKKQLQSKDIVVMELPIAAFIGQNGQLEHVRFADGTQIPRAGGFVTPKFVQSVPFAERLGCGVTASGGIKTDGKGRSAIPGLYIAGDTSYVAPSQVVFAAADGSQTAMSVNMDLTEEDFTNRGSSPEG from the coding sequence ATGATTTACGAATGCGCCATTATTGGTGGAGGACCGGCCGGGTTGAATGCAGCCCTCATCCTTGGAAGGGCAAGAAGAAGCGTGGCTATCATTGACAACAATCGACCCAGAAATGCTGTTACACATGCGTCTCACGGATTTATTACGAGAGACGGCGTAACGCCGGCCGAGTTCCGCAGAATTGCTCTTGAGGAGGTTAAAAGTTATCCGTTAGTCGATCATCTTCAAAACGAAGTTGTTTCCGTTGACACTACCCAATTCGGATTTGAGTTAGTTGATTCTGCTGGCCTTCACCTTCAAGCGCGAAAACTGATCTTGGCAACAGGCGTAAAGGAGATATATCCAGATATTGAAGGCTTTTATCCGCTTTACGGGAAAAGCTTGTTCAATTGTCCCTATTGCGACGGCTGGGAGCTTCAAGATCAACCGCTTGTTGTTGTTTCCGAATATCCAAACCTATTTCATACGGCTAAACTGCTTCTCAATTGGAGCGAGAATTTGGTTGTCTGTACGAACGGCAAGGCGTCTCTGTCAGATGAGCACAAAAAGCAGCTTCAATCAAAGGATATTGTGGTAATGGAGCTACCTATTGCAGCTTTCATTGGCCAGAATGGGCAGCTTGAACATGTTCGCTTTGCAGACGGAACTCAAATTCCGAGGGCTGGCGGCTTCGTGACTCCTAAATTTGTGCAAAGCGTTCCGTTCGCAGAACGATTAGGCTGTGGAGTGACGGCCTCGGGCGGGATTAAAACGGACGGAAAGGGGAGGTCCGCAATACCTGGTTTATATATCGCTGGAGATACTTCGTACGTGGCTCCTTCCCAAGTGGTTTTTGCTGCAGCGGACGGTAGCCAAACTGCTATGAGCGTAAATATGGATTTGACGGAGGAAGATTTTACAAATCGTGGGAGTTCACCTGAGGGTTAA
- a CDS encoding TetR/AcrR family transcriptional regulator — protein MGKKEDIINGLFSVMEKYDFSLITVTQITQEASVGRKTFYRYFKNKEEVLKESINLLFLEYSSFQENYFSSKYEVLIHNHFLFWSNHLTFLKLMYNNELMIYIFKQYQRYVPKLNKDYLTDKEFNHITAIYANAFTTGIFWSLLYTWIENGAKESPAELASICIQVLQNRV, from the coding sequence ATGGGAAAAAAAGAAGATATAATTAATGGTCTATTTTCTGTGATGGAAAAATATGACTTTTCACTAATCACTGTTACCCAAATCACGCAGGAAGCTAGCGTAGGAAGAAAAACCTTTTATAGATATTTTAAAAATAAAGAAGAAGTGCTTAAAGAATCTATAAATTTGTTATTCTTAGAGTATTCCTCCTTTCAAGAAAATTATTTTTCTTCTAAATATGAAGTGCTAATTCATAATCATTTTTTATTTTGGAGTAATCATTTAACATTTCTTAAACTTATGTATAACAACGAACTAATGATATATATTTTTAAGCAATATCAAAGGTATGTTCCTAAGCTTAATAAAGATTATTTAACTGACAAAGAATTTAATCATATCACTGCAATTTATGCAAATGCATTTACTACTGGCATATTTTGGTCATTGCTTTACACATGGATAGAGAATGGAGCAAAAGAATCTCCCGCTGAATTAGCAAGTATATGTATACAGGTTTTACAAAATAGAGTATAA
- the trxA gene encoding thioredoxin has translation MTICHSTDTTFESDLKNEGFTLVNFWAPWCGPCRAFAPILERFDQEYSKVVRVLKINVDEQPNTAAHYGILSLPTTILLKNGEPIDKIVGAVHIDTLKQFIPDKNN, from the coding sequence ATGACTATTTGTCACTCTACGGATACAACCTTTGAAAGTGATTTGAAAAATGAAGGTTTTACATTAGTTAATTTTTGGGCGCCTTGGTGCGGACCTTGCCGCGCTTTTGCACCTATACTCGAGAGGTTCGATCAGGAGTATAGCAAAGTAGTGAGGGTGCTAAAAATCAATGTAGACGAACAACCAAATACTGCCGCTCATTATGGAATTTTGAGCCTTCCAACTACGATTCTTCTTAAAAATGGTGAGCCGATCGATAAAATTGTTGGGGCTGTTCATATTGATACATTAAAACAGTTCATACCAGATAAAAATAATTAA
- a CDS encoding Rrf2 family transcriptional regulator has product MRFTKATNYALHTMLALLDASPIKPIGVQQLAELQGVSPTYLSKILTRLVKAGMIESVSGVNGGYRLSRKKDDITFLDIIHAIEGTASLFECDFVHGDECSIQAVMKEAEEKMESHLKNTKLTDLVQKQTQV; this is encoded by the coding sequence ATGAGATTTACAAAAGCAACCAATTATGCTTTGCACACTATGCTCGCGCTCCTTGACGCTTCTCCGATTAAGCCGATAGGTGTTCAGCAGTTAGCAGAATTACAAGGTGTTTCACCAACCTATTTATCCAAAATTTTAACAAGGCTCGTGAAAGCAGGGATGATCGAGTCTGTTTCCGGAGTCAACGGAGGATATCGCTTATCTCGCAAGAAAGACGATATTACATTTTTGGATATTATCCACGCTATTGAGGGCACTGCATCCTTATTTGAATGTGATTTTGTCCACGGCGACGAATGCTCGATTCAAGCTGTAATGAAGGAAGCAGAAGAGAAAATGGAAAGCCATCTTAAAAACACGAAGTTGACGGATCTGGTCCAAAAGCAAACGCAGGTTTAA
- a CDS encoding BlaI/MecI/CopY family transcriptional regulator has product MNQIPAVTDAELEIMRVLWVNPDCPSSEVVKQMAEKMGWSPNTTRTLLNRLVQKEAAGAKLEKGSKRTQLFYPIISEQEYLRSETTSFVKKLYGGALKPMLANFLEDKKLNAQEIEDLKALFDENCIDGGPEKRDS; this is encoded by the coding sequence ATGAACCAAATACCAGCGGTTACGGATGCAGAGCTGGAAATTATGCGCGTGTTATGGGTAAATCCGGATTGCCCTTCCAGCGAAGTCGTAAAGCAGATGGCAGAGAAAATGGGCTGGAGCCCGAACACAACGCGGACACTCCTGAATCGATTGGTGCAGAAGGAAGCAGCGGGGGCAAAGCTGGAAAAGGGTTCGAAGCGTACCCAGCTATTTTACCCCATCATCAGCGAGCAGGAATATCTACGGTCTGAAACCACATCTTTTGTGAAAAAGCTGTATGGCGGTGCATTAAAGCCAATGTTAGCCAATTTTTTAGAGGATAAAAAGCTGAATGCGCAGGAAATCGAGGATCTGAAGGCTTTATTTGACGAAAACTGCATAGACGGCGGGCCGGAAAAGAGAGATAGCTGA
- a CDS encoding serine hydrolase domain-containing protein: MKKKLSWLLSTTLALTLIAVSGATPAVAASQTLKTTAAEKASLLLKSHETNSVQYALIDNGKITLSGQIVKDGTEGKQPLTKDTLYGIGSVSKVVAAAAVMKLVDQGKIDLDTPVIQYIPDFKMKDERYKLITPRMLLNHASGLRGTGSTNSSLFEDNDTFYHDTFLQTLSEQTLKADPGAYSVYSNSGFTLAEILVERVSGMSFTSFLHQHFTGPLQMNHTKTSQDALEDYQLAAAYSPLYKGQLPNVLDNTIGEGGILSTAEDMVRFSQIFMGQASDVLSDRSVRAMEQNEYKRGLWPEEKDDTENYYGLGWDSVKPYPFTDYGIKGLSKGGDIATYHASLVVLPEKKMAAAVLTSEGSSSNNQLLAHQLLLHALKEKGEIKDIKPDKSFGEHVKAKMPKDVVKQAGYYARNLSQFRIDITEDGELSMTSDPEEKYVYTSDGTFVNKDGTTKLSFVSEKNGRTYLWKRDYKTLPGLGQRAVSEYTAEKLKENVLPKETTDAWAQREGVTYYLVNEKYSSDTYFFSHPTIQISVSNGLPGYWEDSKITGPNTATSEIQIPGVDGRDTTEVLFYKKDGVEYMKINAYSFVSEAKVKGIYAGNQSTTTISTNGDANWFTIPETVAGKTMTVGLPTKGAFVVYDENGVCINHSLVSKSNKVTLPKNGSIVFIGTPGSEFKIAMK; the protein is encoded by the coding sequence ATGAAGAAAAAGCTGTCTTGGTTGCTATCCACTACCCTTGCGTTGACTCTGATTGCAGTAAGTGGAGCCACCCCTGCGGTTGCGGCTAGCCAAACATTGAAAACAACCGCTGCCGAGAAGGCGTCGCTTCTGCTCAAATCTCACGAGACAAATAGCGTTCAATATGCGCTGATTGACAATGGGAAAATTACGTTGTCTGGTCAGATAGTCAAGGACGGTACCGAAGGGAAGCAGCCGCTGACTAAGGATACGTTATACGGAATCGGCTCGGTAAGCAAAGTAGTTGCAGCCGCAGCGGTCATGAAGTTAGTGGACCAAGGAAAGATCGATCTGGATACTCCCGTCATCCAGTATATACCCGACTTCAAGATGAAGGATGAGAGGTATAAGCTCATTACGCCGCGCATGCTATTGAATCACGCTTCTGGTCTGCGAGGCACTGGCTCTACGAATTCAAGTTTGTTCGAAGATAATGACACCTTTTACCATGATACTTTTTTACAGACATTGTCTGAGCAGACTCTGAAGGCAGACCCTGGAGCATACTCCGTATACTCCAATAGCGGCTTTACGCTTGCCGAGATTCTAGTAGAAAGAGTCAGTGGCATGAGCTTCACATCATTTTTGCATCAACATTTTACAGGACCATTGCAGATGAATCATACGAAGACATCCCAGGATGCACTGGAAGATTACCAGTTAGCTGCGGCCTATTCCCCGCTGTACAAAGGACAGCTGCCCAATGTACTAGATAATACGATCGGCGAAGGAGGAATACTCTCTACAGCAGAAGATATGGTCCGTTTTTCGCAAATATTTATGGGACAAGCAAGTGATGTCCTGTCTGATAGGTCAGTACGGGCGATGGAGCAGAACGAGTACAAGAGAGGTCTCTGGCCAGAAGAAAAGGATGATACCGAAAATTATTATGGGCTCGGCTGGGATAGCGTGAAGCCATACCCATTCACTGATTACGGAATAAAGGGGTTGTCCAAAGGCGGGGACATAGCTACGTATCACGCTTCTCTCGTCGTGCTTCCTGAGAAAAAGATGGCAGCGGCTGTGTTAACATCCGAGGGGTCTAGTTCCAATAATCAATTACTAGCCCACCAATTGTTGCTACACGCGCTCAAGGAAAAGGGAGAGATCAAGGACATCAAGCCGGACAAGTCATTTGGCGAACACGTCAAGGCCAAGATGCCTAAAGATGTCGTGAAACAAGCAGGTTATTACGCTCGTAATCTAAGTCAATTCCGGATAGACATCACCGAAGACGGGGAACTGTCCATGACATCCGATCCGGAAGAGAAGTACGTGTATACTTCAGATGGTACTTTTGTTAACAAGGACGGAACTACCAAACTTAGCTTCGTTAGCGAAAAGAATGGACGCACGTATTTGTGGAAAAGAGACTATAAAACACTACCAGGGCTGGGACAAAGAGCAGTGTCGGAATATACAGCTGAGAAACTGAAAGAAAACGTACTGCCAAAGGAAACCACCGATGCTTGGGCACAACGGGAAGGCGTTACGTATTACCTCGTGAACGAGAAATACAGCTCCGATACGTATTTCTTTAGCCATCCGACCATACAAATTAGTGTTTCTAATGGTTTGCCAGGTTATTGGGAGGACAGCAAGATTACAGGTCCGAACACAGCAACAAGTGAGATCCAAATTCCGGGAGTAGACGGCCGGGATACGACTGAAGTCCTCTTCTATAAAAAAGACGGCGTCGAATATATGAAGATAAACGCTTACTCCTTTGTGAGTGAAGCGAAAGTAAAAGGAATCTATGCAGGAAATCAGTCCACAACGACGATATCAACGAATGGAGACGCTAATTGGTTTACTATTCCAGAAACAGTGGCAGGCAAGACGATGACAGTCGGACTGCCAACAAAGGGCGCTTTCGTAGTATATGATGAGAACGGGGTATGCATTAACCATAGCCTTGTGAGTAAAAGCAACAAAGTAACGCTGCCTAAAAACGGATCGATCGTATTTATCGGCACGCCGGGCTCGGAATTTAAAATCGCAATGAAATAA
- a CDS encoding InlB B-repeat-containing protein — MHQIGNEGLNAVEFKTGRGGSYIPHQAVPVGDLASKPSTDPTRNGYKFGGWYTDESYTTAWNFDTHVVTDNTVLYAKWTSSTDESSAGKLAAIKKLSK, encoded by the coding sequence GTGCATCAAATTGGGAATGAAGGCCTGAATGCTGTTGAGTTTAAAACGGGTCGGGGAGGAAGCTATATTCCGCATCAGGCTGTACCTGTTGGCGATCTTGCATCCAAACCATCAACGGACCCAACGAGGAACGGATATAAATTCGGAGGCTGGTATACAGACGAAAGCTATACGACAGCGTGGAACTTTGATACCCACGTGGTCACCGACAATACGGTTCTTTATGCAAAGTGGACTTCGTCTACGGATGAGTCTTCTGCCGGGAAGTTGGCAGCGATAAAGAAGCTCTCGAAATAG
- a CDS encoding class I SAM-dependent DNA methyltransferase: MVRLKYNFYLELANSNPGEVLELACGTGLTTIPLSQSGINITGVDISSTMLEYARTKAKGLSAIFLDGDARTFKSEKRFSMIYLTGNAFQAFLSDEDQSCLLKTVYMHLKPNGIFAFETRNPMGTDLSSQEETTWGQFIDKDGFHVKVSGTQSYDERNHIMHWVTFRDWGYKKSTSQIACRFTDNNTLKSMLTSHGFCIESQYSD, translated from the coding sequence GTGGTGAGATTAAAATATAATTTTTATCTTGAACTTGCTAATTCGAACCCAGGAGAAGTTCTAGAGCTTGCATGTGGTACAGGATTAACAACAATACCTTTATCACAGTCTGGTATAAATATTACTGGTGTTGATATTTCTTCAACAATGCTTGAATATGCAAGGACTAAAGCAAAAGGTTTGTCTGCAATTTTTCTTGATGGGGATGCTCGGACATTTAAATCGGAGAAGCGTTTTTCCATGATTTATTTAACAGGAAATGCATTTCAAGCATTTCTGAGTGATGAAGATCAAAGTTGCTTGCTCAAAACAGTTTATATGCATTTAAAACCTAATGGGATATTTGCCTTTGAAACACGTAACCCTATGGGAACTGACTTATCAAGCCAAGAAGAAACAACTTGGGGGCAATTTATAGATAAGGATGGATTTCACGTGAAGGTATCTGGAACGCAATCTTATGATGAAAGAAATCATATCATGCACTGGGTTACTTTCCGTGATTGGGGATATAAGAAATCTACTTCCCAAATTGCATGTCGTTTTACTGATAATAATACTCTTAAGTCTATGTTAACAAGCCACGGATTCTGTATTGAGAGCCAATATTCAGACTAG
- a CDS encoding M56 family metallopeptidase, translating to MIWLPVAIRLLLPWAPESSLSLYNVLSLEAIAPGIHQKTQDPSVWREAGRASEAAVHGERYLKPETSEISGIPALSHESGTVQERGFWWNKIKQLGFTNGLMLVWLAGVLFLAAKTVYDQLRLKRALRAGRSIETPFLSAAFQETKQLLGINRKVRFVASERIPGPAVVGFREPAVVISPRLLVTLRKKQLQYILAHEFAHIQRRDVAVNWVIHIILILHWFNPLIWLAAHKARQAQEMACDACVLDRMGPQQNSAYGQTIIHVLEHFSGSHHKPGLAGLSATHKEMKRRLIMIKQFNKKSYRLSILGLGMILALGSVTLVNAKESNAASIPQKASVQAEQDSKAAEATQDQQQPEKKKIQLDQTVAAKLQKVLKQVAGKEVKLQDVGEFSYDAVNTEFVEVESVDGKFGILFDTKDVKYITVSEKLPLHNISKKDQDKALQELKKLYPNITYAFDKEVIIYRHYDDKNAKLSDLVTYALTGKNFTVQLSNDFSQNKTDLRVSQIVMEFDDANEIEPKVPKTAEEAMKTVLNQDANFKGAILSEVKWDNQSKNYRFKYHTTKNGAMVEETVIRPTLDAK from the coding sequence TTGATTTGGCTGCCTGTGGCGATTCGTCTGCTGCTTCCTTGGGCGCCGGAATCTTCGCTTAGCCTGTACAATGTTTTGTCTCTGGAAGCCATAGCGCCCGGAATTCATCAGAAGACCCAAGATCCTTCGGTTTGGAGGGAAGCGGGGAGAGCAAGCGAGGCGGCGGTTCATGGTGAGCGCTATTTAAAACCGGAAACAAGCGAAATTTCGGGAATACCTGCTCTATCCCATGAATCGGGAACCGTGCAGGAGCGCGGCTTCTGGTGGAATAAGATCAAGCAACTGGGTTTTACCAATGGGCTGATGCTGGTATGGCTTGCGGGGGTATTGTTTCTTGCTGCGAAAACGGTATACGACCAGCTTCGATTAAAGCGGGCCCTGCGTGCAGGTCGATCCATCGAAACGCCATTTTTATCGGCAGCGTTTCAAGAGACGAAGCAGCTATTGGGCATAAATCGTAAAGTACGGTTTGTAGCATCGGAACGGATTCCCGGACCTGCCGTAGTCGGTTTTCGTGAACCTGCGGTCGTCATTTCGCCAAGACTGCTCGTCACGTTGCGGAAGAAGCAGCTTCAATATATTCTGGCGCATGAGTTCGCACATATTCAGCGGCGGGATGTGGCAGTGAATTGGGTGATACACATCATCCTTATTCTCCACTGGTTTAATCCATTGATATGGCTTGCCGCACATAAAGCAAGACAGGCCCAGGAGATGGCCTGCGATGCATGCGTGTTGGACCGGATGGGCCCGCAGCAAAATAGTGCATACGGACAAACCATTATTCATGTGCTGGAGCATTTTTCAGGCAGCCATCATAAGCCGGGGCTTGCCGGCTTGTCCGCGACACATAAAGAAATGAAAAGGAGACTTATAATGATTAAACAATTCAACAAAAAATCCTATCGTCTGTCTATTTTGGGGTTGGGAATGATTCTCGCGCTTGGCAGCGTGACGTTGGTGAACGCTAAGGAAAGCAACGCCGCGAGCATACCGCAAAAGGCTTCCGTGCAAGCAGAGCAGGATTCAAAAGCTGCTGAGGCTACGCAAGATCAGCAGCAACCAGAGAAGAAGAAGATTCAGCTCGACCAAACGGTAGCCGCAAAGCTGCAAAAAGTGTTAAAGCAAGTAGCAGGGAAAGAGGTCAAGTTACAGGATGTTGGCGAGTTCAGTTATGATGCCGTCAACACGGAGTTTGTGGAAGTTGAATCGGTAGACGGAAAATTTGGAATCTTATTTGATACTAAAGACGTTAAGTATATAACTGTTAGTGAGAAGCTCCCACTCCATAATATCAGTAAAAAGGATCAGGATAAGGCCCTTCAAGAGCTGAAAAAGCTGTATCCAAACATAACCTACGCATTTGACAAAGAAGTGATCATTTATCGACACTATGATGACAAGAATGCTAAATTAAGCGATCTTGTAACGTATGCGTTGACTGGAAAGAACTTTACCGTTCAACTAAGTAACGACTTTTCGCAAAACAAAACTGATTTACGTGTAAGCCAGATAGTCATGGAATTTGACGACGCGAACGAAATTGAACCGAAAGTGCCAAAAACGGCGGAAGAAGCGATGAAAACGGTCTTGAATCAAGATGCTAATTTCAAAGGGGCTATACTTAGTGAAGTGAAGTGGGATAACCAATCTAAAAATTACCGCTTCAAGTACCACACGACCAAAAATGGCGCCATGGTAGAAGAAACGGTAATAAGACCTACATTGGATGCCAAATAA
- a CDS encoding alpha/beta hydrolase family protein, with the protein MRFFEMLLIVFNIFLFGWFIFAKNKSQRQLLIGFGISAIITLLHGVIEGMRWQMIPAYTMTVVPLVILASRLKSKPEKRVANKASSVKRITLTALAVIYSSVAVALPLILPVFTFEKPTGSYKIGTVTYDWRDNQREETLTPESGDKRELMVQIWYPADATAEGEGVKYHSNADVFAKAYGSMMNLPKFLFTTFGYVKTHAIENARISNQESTYSVLIFSHGFSGHKNQNTFQIQQLVSHGYIVVGIDHTYNSMVSVFPDGRVANLISDDSDSVAQLNQTNEIWVEDAKFVLDQVEKLAKADPDHRFTGRMDMQNIGMFGHSFGGAATTQMVMADSRIKAAINMDGVPYGKRSISVGGLKKPFMMMTADEGTDNSDFGGFIETIMTKNNDAAHNKNYWMKFKNMMHYGFSDSYLFSPLYEKMEGVDIREAHRLINDYSLDFFNHYLKQQPFKLLEQNIGDHPKFTLQTN; encoded by the coding sequence ATGAGGTTTTTTGAAATGTTGTTGATTGTTTTCAATATTTTTCTATTTGGTTGGTTCATATTCGCTAAGAACAAATCGCAGCGTCAGTTGCTTATTGGTTTTGGTATTTCCGCCATCATTACATTGCTGCATGGGGTTATTGAAGGCATGCGTTGGCAAATGATTCCTGCCTATACGATGACAGTAGTCCCACTAGTAATTCTAGCCAGCAGATTGAAATCCAAGCCTGAGAAGAGAGTAGCCAACAAAGCATCCTCTGTAAAGAGGATTACGCTAACAGCGCTAGCTGTGATTTATTCATCCGTAGCAGTGGCTCTGCCACTTATACTTCCAGTATTCACCTTTGAGAAGCCGACAGGCTCGTACAAAATTGGTACAGTAACCTATGATTGGCGGGATAATCAACGGGAAGAAACTCTGACACCGGAATCTGGCGACAAGCGAGAGTTAATGGTACAAATCTGGTATCCTGCTGATGCTACAGCTGAAGGTGAAGGGGTTAAGTACCATTCTAATGCGGATGTATTTGCCAAGGCATACGGTAGCATGATGAATCTACCTAAATTTTTATTTACAACTTTTGGATATGTTAAAACACATGCCATTGAGAATGCGAGGATATCCAATCAGGAATCTACTTATTCTGTACTTATTTTCTCACATGGTTTCAGTGGGCACAAAAATCAGAACACTTTCCAAATCCAACAGTTAGTTAGTCATGGATATATTGTCGTAGGTATAGATCACACCTATAACAGTATGGTTTCTGTTTTTCCAGATGGGCGAGTAGCTAATCTTATATCGGATGACTCGGATTCAGTTGCTCAATTAAACCAAACTAATGAAATATGGGTGGAAGATGCTAAATTTGTACTGGATCAAGTAGAAAAGTTGGCCAAAGCTGATCCAGATCATCGTTTTACAGGCCGCATGGATATGCAAAATATAGGTATGTTTGGTCATTCATTCGGTGGGGCAGCAACGACTCAAATGGTAATGGCGGATTCTAGAATTAAAGCAGCTATCAATATGGATGGTGTTCCGTATGGTAAACGTTCAATTTCCGTAGGCGGATTGAAGAAACCATTCATGATGATGACTGCTGATGAGGGCACGGATAATTCGGATTTCGGCGGATTTATAGAGACGATCATGACAAAGAATAACGATGCTGCACATAATAAAAATTATTGGATGAAATTTAAAAATATGATGCATTACGGTTTTTCTGATTCTTATTTGTTTTCACCGTTATATGAAAAAATGGAAGGAGTCGATATAAGAGAGGCTCATCGACTTATTAACGATTACTCACTGGACTTCTTCAATCACTATTTAAAACAACAGCCATTTAAGTTATTAGAGCAAAACATTGGTGATCACCCGAAATTTACTTTACAAACAAATTAA
- a CDS encoding MFS transporter — MKKLDKTAQPNSFIILILFFAGLVIMSSFYVTIPLIPVLSREFSVSEGQAVWASSLFTLCFAVGCLLFGPLSDRFGRKKIMLWGLAALTIVTIFLGFQSSLSSVIMFRGIQGLTAATFSPVVLPYVMELFPQNKRVFAVSCMSASFLMAGIIGQVYSSFITSHLGWQYVFIILAAIYFLLTLLMLFFIPNLPPNGTSVANAFNQMRKTLAQRSLWFAYVIALVMLLSFVGMYTALGEFLSSSLFGFTNQQILYVRSVGILGMLMSLFSSGLIKRYSVIPILRSAIILSAIGLILLGFGANMVFIIVMSVVFVSGIAIAIPSLVSLVGELGGASRGAAISIYSVVVNSGATIGPILVIQLLRTGNYILAFSILACFLLLGFLSTFFVKRVSPVVEKSIAPF; from the coding sequence ATGAAGAAGTTAGATAAAACAGCACAACCTAATTCTTTCATTATATTGATATTGTTTTTTGCGGGATTGGTAATTATGTCAAGCTTCTATGTCACAATTCCCTTAATCCCCGTACTTTCAAGAGAATTTTCGGTATCAGAAGGGCAAGCAGTATGGGCGAGTAGTTTGTTTACGTTATGTTTCGCTGTTGGATGCTTACTGTTTGGACCATTATCTGATCGTTTTGGCCGAAAAAAAATCATGCTTTGGGGATTAGCTGCGTTAACGATTGTTACTATCTTTCTAGGGTTTCAAAGCAGTTTATCCTCAGTTATTATGTTCAGAGGAATACAAGGCTTGACTGCAGCTACTTTTTCTCCCGTAGTGCTTCCCTATGTGATGGAATTGTTCCCACAAAATAAAAGGGTATTTGCAGTTAGTTGCATGAGTGCAAGTTTTCTGATGGCTGGAATTATCGGGCAAGTGTACAGTAGCTTCATCACTTCTCATCTAGGTTGGCAGTATGTGTTCATCATTTTGGCAGCGATTTATTTTTTATTAACACTACTAATGTTATTCTTTATACCAAACCTCCCGCCGAACGGCACTAGTGTTGCGAATGCATTTAATCAAATGAGAAAGACACTGGCACAAAGGTCACTATGGTTTGCTTATGTAATCGCATTAGTCATGCTGCTTTCCTTTGTGGGCATGTACACTGCATTGGGGGAATTTTTAAGCAGTTCTCTTTTCGGGTTCACGAATCAACAGATTTTATATGTGCGTTCAGTAGGGATTTTAGGGATGCTAATGTCTCTTTTTTCCAGCGGTCTGATTAAGCGATATAGCGTGATACCGATACTTAGAAGCGCAATCATCCTATCTGCTATCGGATTGATCCTCTTAGGATTTGGTGCAAATATGGTGTTTATTATTGTCATGAGCGTCGTATTTGTATCCGGCATTGCAATCGCCATCCCTTCATTGGTTTCACTGGTCGGTGAACTAGGCGGAGCCTCAAGAGGTGCGGCGATTTCTATTTATTCGGTTGTAGTGAATTCAGGTGCTACCATTGGACCAATCCTAGTCATTCAGCTCCTCCGAACGGGTAATTATATCCTCGCTTTCTCAATCTTGGCATGCTTCTTACTGTTGGGATTCCTATCTACATTTTTTGTTAAACGTGTATCACCAGTGGTTGAAAAATCTATAGCACCATTTTGA